The window CAAGATCATCGGTGATTACCGTGCTTTCCGCCCCGATCTGGTCGAACTGATCGACGGTGCGGTGGCCAAGACCGCCGCGAACACCGGCACGACGCTGGCCGTTGCGCTGAACTACGGCGCGCAGGATGAGATCGCCCGTGCCGCCACCAAGGCGGCGGCACTGGGGCCGATCACGGCGGAGAGCATCTCCGCGCAGCTGGATACGGCGGATATGCCGCCGCTTGACCTGCTGATCCGCACTTCGGGCGAAGTGCGCCTGTCGAACTTCCTGCTGTGGCAGGCTGCCTATGCCGAAATGATGTTCACTGAAGTGCTCTGGCCGGACTTTACGGTCGAGCATCTGCGTGAGGCGCTCGACGATTTCCGAAATCGGGAGCGCCGTTATGGCGGACGCTGAGCGAATTTCGGCCAAGGTCGAAGGGCGCAAGTCCGACCTCAAGGTTCGCACCCTTTCCGCGATCGTGATGCTGGCGATTGCCGGTAGCGCCCTATGGCTGGGCGGTTTGTTCTGGCGCGGTTTCGTGATCGCGGTGGCGGCAGGTGTGTTCTGGGAATGGGTGCGGCTCGTTCACGCGATCACGCCAAGTCCGGTAAAGCGCGGCCTGTGGAATGCAGCGGGTATCATCTATGTGATCATCGCTGCGGCGACGTTGGCGCTGCTG of the Novosphingobium sp. 9 genome contains:
- the uppS gene encoding polyprenyl diphosphate synthase — protein: MAKKDVVVGARHVAIIMDGNGRWAKKRHLPRALGHQRGVEAVRRIVRGARELGLEALTLYAFSTENWRRPEDEVSDLMGLMKRFIMSDLDEFAAAGVRLKIIGDYRAFRPDLVELIDGAVAKTAANTGTTLAVALNYGAQDEIARAATKAAALGPITAESISAQLDTADMPPLDLLIRTSGEVRLSNFLLWQAAYAEMMFTEVLWPDFTVEHLREALDDFRNRERRYGGR